The DNA window TTCTGGATGTCGGTCCTGATGCTGCCGCTGGTCGCCCTCGCCGCGACGCAGGGCGGGTTCTGGTGGATGCTGCTGCCCGGATACGCCTGGTATCTGACGACCGCGCTGGACGGGGTGCTGGGCCTGAACGCCAACAACCCCGATCCGCAGACCGAAACCCGCCGCCTGTTCTGGCATCGCGCCGTCACCATCGTCTGGTTCCCGCTGCAATTCGGCGCGATCTTCGGGACGATCTGGTATGTCAGCCATGCGGGCCACCTGTCGGGGGCCGAGAAACTGGGCCTGTTCTTCGGCATCGGCGTGCTGTCGGGCACGATCGGCATCGTCTATGCCCACGAGTTGCTGCACCAGAAGACGCGGCTGGAACGCTGGCTGGGCGATCTGCTGCTGGCCAGCGTGCTGTATTCGCATTTCCGGACCGAACATCTGCTGGTCCACCATTCCTGGGTGGCCACGCCGCGCGACGCGGTCTCGGCCCGCTATGGCGAAGGGTTCTATCGCTTTTTCTGGCGCGTCCTGCGCGACAGCCCGGTCAGCGCATGGCGGGCCGAATCGCGGATGCTGGCGCGCGCGGGACGCCGCATATGGGACCGGCGCAACCCGTTCTGGCGATACGGCGCGCTGCAACTGGCGATGATCGTGCTGGCGCTGATCCTGGGGGGCGCGCAGGGGCTGCTGCTGTTCGTCTTTCAGGCGTTCATCGCGATCTGGCAGCTGGAGCTGACCAACTATGTCGAACATTACGGGCTGACGCGCCGCCATCTGGGCCAGGGTCGATACGAACATATCCAGCCGCATCACAGCTGGAACGCCAGCCACACGGCGTCGAACTGGCTGCTGATCAATCTGCAGCGCCATTCCGATCACCACTACAAGCCCGACCGCCGCTTTCCGCTGTTGCAAACTTATAACGAGGATCAGGCCCCGCAACTGCCGCTTGGCTATCCGGCGATGACCTTCGTGGCGATGGTGCCGCCGTGGTGGCGGCGGCGGATGAATCCGCGCGTGCGGGCATGGCGGCGGCAATTCTATCCCGATATCACGGACTGGTCGGCCTATGCGTCCGGCGATCTGCCGATGCCGCGCAACGCGCTGTGATCACCCGTTGCGCAGCGCGGACCACGCCTGATCCATGACCAGCGCGCCATAGGCCGCGTTGGCGTGTTCGTAATCGTCATCGGGATGGGCGGCCCCGTCGACCGGCGCCAGCCGCCGCGAGCCGCGCATGAAACGCGGATCGGTATAGAACCGGCCCACCAGCGCCTCGTCCGGCCAGTCGATCACCCGCGCCGACGCCCCGAAAACCCGTTCGCGCGCCTGGCGAAAGACATCCAGCCAATGATCCGCATCGCCGCGGGCGATCAGGTCCAGATAGATCGCATAGCGGTCGGCATCCTGCGCCGCATCCGCCGACAGCATCGGTTCGGGCACGACCACGACCGGCTTTCCCAGCCCCGCGATCCGCGAGAGCAGCTTGCCGGCCGAGGATTGCGCCAGCCTTGCGTGCAGCGCCTGTTGCAGAAAGCTGCGTCCGACCAGTTGCGGGCGGCTGTCGCCGGCGGCGATGGACGGGAAATCGAGGCTGCGATGATCGGCGCAGATTGCCGCCATCCGGATCCACGAGACACCCCCCGCGATCACGAACGCATCGAACCCGGCGATGTCCAGGCTGGGCACGTGGTTGTAGTATCGCAGCTGCCATCTTGCCGCGTCGGTCATCGGCACCAAGCGGTCGCCGCGCAAATCAAGCTCGCCCAGCCTGTTCGCCAGAACGCCGAGGAAATAGATGTCCCATCCCGGCCAGCGTTCCGGCTGCGCCGCATGGGCCAGCCGCAGCGCGCCCAGATGCGAATTGCCGATGAACAGCACGCGCGGCAGCGACAGGCTCATTCTCCGAACGCCTCAAGCAGCGCCTCTTCGCAGATCAGATCGACGTCGTCGGCGCCGGGCGGCGGGTCGGCGCGCCGTTCCTTCAACCCGTGCGCGGCAAGAAAGACCCGCATGACAGTGGCCACGCCTTCGGTCGTCACCTGCCGCAGCCCGTCGTCGAAGAAACGGCCGCGCGCGGCGGGGTTGGTCACGATCTCGTAGGACGGGAAGTAGTCGACATCGGCATGGGCGGCGGCGAAATCGCCGGCGGCGGCGCGCAGCGTGGCCTTGGAATACTGGGTCGCGGGCAGGACATGGCCGCCCGACGCGGTAGCGGCCAGCGGCACCGGCGAGACGGTCAGCAACAGGCCCATCGCCGGGTTGAATTCGTGCAGCATGTCGCGCAGCCGCGCCAGATCATCGGCAACCTGAGGATAGGCGAAGTTCACGAATTCATGCAGGTCGGGGTCGAACCGTCCGGCGATGACGCCGGGACAGGTCGGATAGACACGCCCGGTCGCACGGTTGCGCCACGCCTCGGTCAGGCCGAGGGTGAAGACGAAGATGTCGGCCTGTTCCAGCATCGGCCGCAGGCGGGCCAGATGGCGGCGACGGATCTGCAAGACCTCGTCGGCGCTGTCCAGACCGTCGGGGTCAAGCCCCGGCCGCATCGCGTCGTGAAACCGCCCATCGCGCTGCCACACCACGTCCGGGTCGGGAACCTGCTGCCCGACCTCTTGCAAAAGCTGCACCATCTGGCGGACGGTGTAGATGTTGCCGTAACGCCCCGAATACAGCCCGAATCCGAAACGCTGCGCCAGCGCGGGCGGAATGCCGGGCGGCGCGGGTTCGGCGTCCAGCAGCGTCACCCCGGCGGATCGCAGCGCCCGGCCGATATGCTGCGCGAAACAGCTTCCCGCCGTGGCGACGCGGGTCTTGCCGCCCAATCGCAGCCTGGGCGCATGGACCCCCTGCGGGGC is part of the Paracoccus stylophorae genome and encodes:
- a CDS encoding alkane 1-monooxygenase, whose product is MTPPAPSILPAAAPFWMSVLMLPLVALAATQGGFWWMLLPGYAWYLTTALDGVLGLNANNPDPQTETRRLFWHRAVTIVWFPLQFGAIFGTIWYVSHAGHLSGAEKLGLFFGIGVLSGTIGIVYAHELLHQKTRLERWLGDLLLASVLYSHFRTEHLLVHHSWVATPRDAVSARYGEGFYRFFWRVLRDSPVSAWRAESRMLARAGRRIWDRRNPFWRYGALQLAMIVLALILGGAQGLLLFVFQAFIAIWQLELTNYVEHYGLTRRHLGQGRYEHIQPHHSWNASHTASNWLLINLQRHSDHHYKPDRRFPLLQTYNEDQAPQLPLGYPAMTFVAMVPPWWRRRMNPRVRAWRRQFYPDITDWSAYASGDLPMPRNAL
- a CDS encoding GSCFA domain-containing protein, whose product is MHICLAMSHPYADLPATAFWRRAVAETPADAPQGVHAPRLRLGGKTRVATAGSCFAQHIGRALRSAGVTLLDAEPAPPGIPPALAQRFGFGLYSGRYGNIYTVRQMVQLLQEVGQQVPDPDVVWQRDGRFHDAMRPGLDPDGLDSADEVLQIRRRHLARLRPMLEQADIFVFTLGLTEAWRNRATGRVYPTCPGVIAGRFDPDLHEFVNFAYPQVADDLARLRDMLHEFNPAMGLLLTVSPVPLAATASGGHVLPATQYSKATLRAAAGDFAAAHADVDYFPSYEIVTNPAARGRFFDDGLRQVTTEGVATVMRVFLAAHGLKERRADPPPGADDVDLICEEALLEAFGE